From Triticum aestivum cultivar Chinese Spring chromosome 4A, IWGSC CS RefSeq v2.1, whole genome shotgun sequence, a single genomic window includes:
- the LOC123087996 gene encoding phosphomannomutase-like, giving the protein MAAARKNAEVLALFDVDDTITAPRKEVSPEMREFMKRLREIVSVGLVGGSDLVKISEQLGKSVITDYDYVFSENGLVAYRNGELIGTQSLKTYLGDDQIKEFINFTLHYIADLDIPIKRGTFIEFRNGMINVSPIGRNCSQEERDDFEKYDKVHNVRPQMVSVLRDKFSHLNLTFSIGGQISFDVFPKGWDKTYCLRYLEEFKEIHFFGDKTYKGGNDHEIFESDRTVGHTVTNPDDTMQQCRSIFLSK; this is encoded by the exons atggcggcggcgaggaagaacGCCGAGGTGCTCGCGCTCTTCGACGTCGACGACACCATCACCGCGCCCCGCAAAGAGGTGTCGCCGGAGATGCGCGAGTTCATGAAGCGGCTGCGCGAG ATTGTGAGCGTGGGCCTGGTGGGGGGATCCGATCTGGTCAAGATCTCCGAGCAGCTCGGCAAATCAG TCATCACCGATTACGACTACGTCTTCTCCGAGAACGGTCTGGTTGCGTACAGAAATGGCGAGCTTATCGGGACGCAA AGCCTGAAAACGTATCTTGGAGATGACCAGATTAAG GAATTCATTAACTTCACTCTTCATTACATCGCGGACTTGGATATCCCGATTAAAAG GGGTACATTCATAGAGTTCAGGAATGGAATGATCAATGTGTCGCCTATAGGGAGGAACTGTAGTCAAGAGGAGCGTGATGATTTTGAGAAGTATGATAAG GTACATAACGTTCGGCCTCAAATGGTCTCAGTACTTCGTGACAAGTTTAGCCACTTGAACCTCACATTTTCCATTGGAGGGCAGATTAGTTTTGAT GTATTCCCAAAAGGCTGGGACAAAACCTACTGCTTGAGATATCTCGAAGAATTCAAAGAAATTCATTTTTTTGGGGACAAAACTTACAAG GGTGGCAATGATCATGAGATATTTGAATCTGACAGAACAGTTGGTCATACAG TTACCAACCCCGACGACACGATGCAGCAGTGCAGATCTATCTTCCTGTCAAAGTGA